A single window of Lutzomyia longipalpis isolate SR_M1_2022 chromosome 1, ASM2433408v1 DNA harbors:
- the LOC129797163 gene encoding uncharacterized protein LOC129797163 codes for MKATLWLCTLVTTMLCLTQSIRGSPFATFHYSDESRGNELLQDKFESSKRGHASLSIVNPLDVLRKRLLLEIARRQMRENNRQIEINRAILKTIGKKRAEVPPDYVYEQQQMDFDANSNPTKKVILSRNDNDIPELYNEYSSHKGSLF; via the exons atgAAAGCCACGCTGTGGCTCTGTACCTTGGTTACAACAATGCTTTGTCTAACCCAAAGTATTCGTGGATCTCCTTTTGCAACATTTCACTATAGCGACGAGTCACGGGGGAATGAGCTTTTGCAG gataAATTCGAGTCATCAAAACGAGGTCACGCTTCTCTATCAATAGTAAATCCACTGGATGTTCTGCGGAAGAGGCTTCTACTTGAGATTGCCAGAAGACAGATGCGAGAAAATAATAGACag ATCGAGATTAATCGGGCAATCCTAAAGACAATTGGCAAAAAGCGCGCAGAAGTACCGCCGGACTATGTGTATGAGCAACAACAAATGGATTTCGACGCCAATTCGAACCCCACAAAGAAAGTTATTCTCAGCAGAAATGATAACGACATACCAGAGCTGTACAATGAATACAGTAGTCACAAAGGCAGCTTATTTTAG
- the LOC129797166 gene encoding polycomb protein Scm — MSSETSSTNSRSSPTTAQSKSRGPGRPKKNPMTPCTWCAETKIPLKYVLPTQNGKKEFCSEVCITEFRKAYSKGACIQCDNVIRDNAPHRDFCSTFCMNKHSKKLASANGGSVNSNSGQSTHSNNNNIENVNDSNGNHDGRGSPIIQSGPFQFEQLHVFNWDEYLKKTGSVAAPPECFKQALDPPENNFKMGMKLEALDPRNVTSTCIATVVGVLGARLRLRLDGSDNKNDFWRLVDSDEIHPIGHCEKNGGMLQPPLGFRMNASSWPTFLCKTLNGATTAPEEIFQREPLTPRGNLFKVGQKLEAVDKKNPQLICCATVDAVKDDQIHVTFDGWRGAFDYWCRHDSRDIFPVGWCARSCHPIQPPGQKSKFDSASNNKHTKRSSFGVGSDGDALTPTKPVTVHFHTRCRGGPYINSSRLPSMVTAPSHSTLAKLCLQEILAASTNTSQMSQLLFALDGEVHIVTAAGKNFTVKIPSYLRKKGNTAMAEFLETLCTTVKSCNNLITLDPGPDNCPNCASPPKRPVETETVAPGPISPKRKRVAEQETATSTTTNDSPIPSSSTGTSSSPCPVVNQQNPSGSPQMPTSSPSEWTIEEVIDYIAITDSALAIHADLFRKHEIDGKALLLLNSDMMMKYMGLKLGPALKICNLVTRVKGRRPLSFKE; from the exons ATGTCGAGTGAAACAAGTTCAACAAATAGTCGCAGCAGTCCGACCACCGCTCAGTCCAAGAGTCGCGGGCCGGGGAGACCCAAGAAGAATCCCATGACTCCATGCACATGGTGTGCCGAGACGAAAATACCGCTAAAATATGTGCTGCCCACGCAAAACGGGAAAAAGGAGTTCTGCTCCGAAGTTTGCATCACAGAGTTCCGGAAAGCATACAGCAAGGGTGCCTGCATTCAGTGCGATAATGTGATCCGGGATAATGCACCCCACAGGGACTTTTGTTCAACCTTCTGCATGAATAAGCATTCAAAGAAGTTGGCTTCGGCCAATGGTGGGTCTGTCAACAGCAACTCCGGACAGTCAACGCATAGCAATAACAATAACATTGAGAATGTCAACGACAGCAATGGGAATCACGATGGTCGTGGCAGTCCCATCATCCAGTCGGGTCCATTCCAATTTGAGCAACTTCACGTATTCAACTGGGATGAGTACCTTAAG AAAACTGGAAGTGTTGCTGCACCACCAGAATGCTTTAAACAAGCCCTCGATCCACCtgagaataatttcaaaatgggTATGAAATTGGAGGCCTTGGATCCCCGAAATGTCACCTCGACGTGCATAGCGACTGTTGTGGGTGTCCTAGGAGCCCGGCTTAGGCTCCGTCTTGATGGGAGTGATAACAAAAATGACTTTTGGCGTCTCGTGGACTCTGACGAGATCCACCCAATTGGGCACTGCGAGAAGAACGGTGGAATGCTGCAACCTCCGCTGGGTTTTCGGATGAATGCCAGCAGCTGGCCCACGTTCCTCTGCAAGACCCTCAATGGAGCTACCACGGCACCTGAGGAGATTTTTCAGCGAGAGCCACTAACCCCAcgaggaaatttatttaaagtggGTCAAAAATTGGAGGCTGTCGACAAGAAGAATCCCCAGTTAATTTGCTGTGCCACCGTCGATGCTGTCAAGGATGATCAAATTCATGTTACATTTGACGGATGGCGAGGTGCTTTCGATTATTGGTGTCGCCACGACTCAAGGGATATTTTCCCAGTAGGTTGGTGCGCACGAAGCTGCCACCCAATACAGCCACCGGgacaaaaaagtaaatttgatTCTGCATCTAACAATAAGCACACAAAGCGCTCGAGTTTTGGTGTCGGAAGTGACGGCGACGCATTGACGCCCACTAAACCCGTCACGGTGCATTTTCACACGCGATGCCGAGGTGGTCCCTACATCAATAGCTCACGCTTGCCATCGATGGTGACAGCACCCAGCCATTCGACCCTTGCCAAGCTATGCCTTCAA GAAATTCTAGCTGCCAGCACCAATACGTCACAAATGTCTCAGCTGCTCTTTGCACTGGATGGCGAGGTGCATATTGTCACGGCAGCTGGGAAGAATTTCACAGTCAAAATACCAAGTTATTTGCGCAAGAAAGGAAATACAGCCATGGCGGAATTCCTTGAAACACTCTGTACTACAGTAAAGAGCTGTAACAACCTGATAACCCTCGACCCGGGACCGGATAATTGTCCGAATTGTGCGTCACCACCCAAGAGACCTGTGGAGACTGAAACAGTTGCCCCTGGTCCCATTAGTCCCAAGCGAAAACGTGTTGCCGAACAAGAGACCGCAACCTCTACTACGACAAACGATTCGCCAATTCCATCCTCTTCGACAG gaaCATCATCATCACCTTGCCCAGTTGTGAATCAACAAAATCCATCGGGGAGCCCTCAGATGCCCACATCCTCACCAAGTGAGTGGACCATTGAGGAAGTTATTGATTATATTGCCATCACAGACTCAGCTCTAGCCATTCATGCAGATCTTTTTAGGAAAcat GAGATCGATGGGAAAgcccttcttcttctcaattcaGACATGATGATGAAGTACATGGGATTGAAATTAGGACCAGCtttaaaaatatgcaatttggTTACACGAGTTAAGGGACGAAGGCCGCTAAGTTTCAAAGAATAG